In a single window of the Canis lupus dingo isolate Sandy chromosome 18, ASM325472v2, whole genome shotgun sequence genome:
- the ZNHIT2 gene encoding zinc finger HIT domain-containing protein 2, whose product MEPAGPCGFCPAGEAQPARYTCPRCNVPYCSLRCYRAHGTCAEDFYRDQVLGELRGRSASPSRLASALRRLRRQRETEDDPEDAGLRPGPAPGGPSRLWELLAPAEKVAFERLLNRGEAGRLLPPWRPWWWGRGAGPRLLEEVGDAADRDPAELEPTPARTPPEPVKEAAAEPFLEDPPEACAPAVPTRIPVLASLSRGRASPLVRFQLPNVLFAYAHTLVLYHGGDEALLSDFCATLLGVSGALGAQQVFASAEEALQAAAQVLEAGEHPPGPLGTRGAMREAARILMGESPANRKGYTLAALGHLAQTLSQARKQAVATEERDRLYRARKKCQFLLAWSNENEAALTSLALDCTRAHRAHAVAAEEVVALTEELEQLWGGPLPPAPRILIEELPG is encoded by the coding sequence ATGGAGCCGGCCGGGCCGTGCGGTTTTTGCCCGGCCGGGGAGGCCCAGCCCGCGCGCTACACCTGTCCTCGCTGTAATGTGCCCTACTGCTCCCTGCGCTGCTACCGGGCGCATGGCACCTGCGCCGAAGACTTCTACCGGGACCAGGTGCTGGGAGAGCTTCGCGGCCGCAGCGCCTCGCCCAGCCGTCTGGCCAGCGCCCTACGCCGGCTGCGTCGGCAACGCGAGACCGAGGACGACCCCGAGGACGCAGGCCTGAGGCCTGGCCCGGCGCCAGGCGGGCCCTCCAGACTCTGGGAGCTACTGGCCCCGGCAGAGAAGGTGGCCTTCGAGCGGCTGCTGAATCGTGGCGAGGCCGGGCGGCTGCTGCCCCCATGGAGGCCGTGGTGGTGGGGCCGCGGGGCTGGGCCGCGGCTTCTGGAGGAGGTGGGTGATGCTGCGGACCGTGACCCTGCGGAGCTGGAGCCCACCCCCGCGAGGACGCCCCCGGAACCCGTGAAGGAGGCCGCCGCTGAGCCGTTTCTCGAAGACCCTCCCGAGGCCTGCGCGCCCGCCGTGCCCACCCGGATCCCCGTGCTGGCCAGTCTGAGCCGCGGCCGGGCCTCGCCGCTCGTGCGCTTCCAGCTGCCCAACGTGCTGTTCGCCTATGCGCACACTCTCGTCTTGTATCACGGCGGCGACGAAGCACTGCTCTCTGACTTCTGTGCCACACTGCTCGGCGTTTCCGGAGCCCTGGGTGCGCAGCAGGTCTTCGCCTCTGCTGAGGAAGCCCTGCAGGCCGCAGCCCAGGTGCTGGAAGCGGGCGAGCATCCGCCTGGGCCCCTGGGCACACGGGGTGCCATGCGCGAAGCCGCCCGCATCCTGATGGGTGAAAGCCCCGCCAACCGGAAAGGCTACACGCTGgcagccctggggcacctggcacAGACCCTGAGCCAGGCCCGGAAGCAAGCTGTGGCTACGGAAGAGCGAGATCGCCTCTATCGGGCGCGGAAGAAGTGCCAGTTCCTGCTGGCTTGGAGCAATGAAAATGAGGCGGCCCTCACATCCCTGGCTCTAGATTGTACAAGGGCCCATCGAGCCCATGCTGTGGCGGCCGAGGAGGTGGTAGCCCTCACCGAGGAGTTGGAGCAGCTTTGGGGAGGACCCCTGCCACCTGCTCCAAGAATTCTCATTGAGGAGCTCCCTGGCTGA